ATGGCCTCAGACCACTCCGCGCAACCCGTCGGGACCGAACACCGGTTCCAGCATCGGGGAGAAATCCGGGCCCCGGCGCAAGATGTGGCCGCCGTCGACGTTGATGATCTGTCCGGTGATCCAACTGGCCGCATCGCTGAGCAAGAACATTGCCAGGTTCGCGACGTCTTCGACCTCACCAATCCGCGGCAGCGGCGTGCAGAGCCGGTAGTCCGCGCTCAGCTCCGGCGACTGGGTCACGGGCACCACCAGATCAGTGCGGATCAGGCCCGGACGGATGCCGTTGACCCGAACCCAGGACGGGCCGAGTTCGTCAGCGGCCAGCTTCATCATGTGGTCGACGGCCGACTTGGTGACCCCGTAGGCCCCAAACCAGCGATGGGTGTTGCTGGCCGCGATCGACGAGATACCGACGAACGAACCGCCGCCGCCGCGCACCAGCTCACGGGCGGCGTGCTTGAGCACGTACATGGTGCCGTTGACGTTGAGGTCCACCGTGCGCCGCCAGGCCTGCGAGTCGATCTGGGTGATCGGCCCAATGGTCTGAGACCCGCCCGCACAATGCACCACACCGTGGAGCCGGCCATGCCATGCCGTTACCGCGTCCACCACGCGGAGGGTCTCGTCCTCGTCGGTGATGTCGGCCGGCTCATAGCAGATCGTTCCTGCCTTGAGCGCCGCGATGTCTTTGACGGCGGCCGCCAGCTTGTCCGGATTGCGTCCGACGATCATGACGGCGGCTCCGGCCGCGACCAGGCCGGCGGCCACCCCCTTGCCGATACCGCTGCCGCCCCCGGTGACCAAGTACGTCCGGTCTTGGAAAGAAAGCTGCACTTGAGCCCCTCACGCCGAAACTGAAACAGGTTCTAGCCATCGAACCATGCGCGGGTCGGCGCGGACACCACCTCCCCCGCCCCCAACTGGTCGGTCACCTATGCGGTATCTACCGGGCTACGGCGTGTCGCGGCGAGCCAGCTTGGTCGGCTTCGCCGTGCGCCAGTCCTCGACATCGGGCGGTAGGCCGACCGGGTATCTGTTCTCGTTATGAGCCGCCCAGTGGGCGTGTCCCAACTCGTGAACATGGAACGCGTGTCGCAGCGCCTCAGTGAATCCCATTGCGTCCGAAGCGGCGTTTACCGAGTCCTTGATCAACAGTGCTGCCATCGTGGGACGCTCGGCGATACGCCGCGCGAACTCGAACGTCTTTTCCTCCAGCTCGTCGACCGGGAAAACCTTGGACACCATGCCCAGCCGATAGGCCTCATCCGCGTCCAGCGAATCTCCGGTCAAAAGTAGCTCTTTGGCCTTACGCGGACCGAATTCCCAAGGGTGCGCATAGTATTCGACGCCCGGCATACCCAGCCGTACCGCCACCACGTCGCTGAACCGAGCGTTGTCGGCGGCGACGATCAGATCGCACGCCCAGATCAGCATCAGGCCCGCGGAGATCGCGTTACCCTGCACCTGCGCGATGGTGATCTTGCGCAGGTCGCGCCAGCGGCAGGTGTTTTGGAAGAAGAAGTGCCACTCCTGCAGATACGTCTTCTCCATGATCGCGTCCCGGGTGCCGCCGTGCGACCGAAAGGTTGGATGCTGCGCGGGCCCGGGTTTACGCTCCAGCAGCGCTGCGTCCGAGCCGAGGTCGTGACCGGCGGAAAAGTTCTTGCCGCGCGCTGCCAGGATCACCACGCGGACGGTGTCGTCGGCCTCGGCGCGGCAGAACGCCTCGTCGAGCTGAACGAGCAGGGTGCGATTCTGGGCGTTCTGGGCCTCGGGCCGGTTGAGCCAGATTCGGGCGATACGCCCCTCGTCGAGGGTTTCATAGGCCACCAGCTGATCAGCGGCAGCGCCGTCCGCCTTGACGCCGGCTTGGTCGGAGACTGTCATTCCGCCCACCTCAGTTAGTCGTCAGATCCCACCTTATTTACACATTACGGCCAGGGTGTAAGTGGATGCCCGCTGGGTTGGTCGCCGCGCTGGGCTGGCAACGGCGCCATCGGTAGGCTCGACCCAAGAATTCATCGGAACAAGAAATCGGGGACCGAGTTGGCGAGAACTGATTCGGCTCGAGTGTCATGGCAGCGACTACAACGCGCCGATGGTCCGCCCGCCGTGATTTGCATACGGCTGTTGGTGGGGTTGGTGTTCCTCAGCGAGGGAATTCAGAAATTTCTGTACCCGCATCAACTCGGTCCGGGTCGCTTCGAGCGGATCGGCATCCCCGCCGCCACGTTTTTCGCCAATCTGGACGGGGTGGTCGAGATCGTCTGCGGCATACTGGTCCTCCTGGGTCTGCTGACCCGGGTCGCGGCAGTTCCACTTCTCATCGACATCGTAGGTGCGATAGCGCTGACCAAACTCCGAGAACTGCAGCCCGGCGGGTTTTTGGGGGTGGAAGGCTTCTGGGGCATGGCCCACGATGCCCGGACCGATCTGTCGATGTTGCTCGGATTGATCTTCCTGCTGTGGGCGGGCCCCGGCCGTTGGTCATTAGATGCGCTACTCACCAAACGCGCCACGGCAGCGGGTTAGCGCGCGGGATAACCCGCGCCGGGTCGCGCACCTCCCCCTCAGAACGCCGTCTCGTGCGCGGACTCGCGCACCGCGGTGGGCCAGCGCAGCCGCACCAGCAAGTCACCGGGCAGATCTGTGTGCCCGTCCAGTCGCTGTATTGACAAGGGATTCAGTGCCAGCAGCGCCGCGCGGTGGTTGCCATGCTGGGGAACCAGGCCTGGCGGCGGGGCGCCCCGCGGCTCCGCGCTGGTCCGGAAGGCACACGCGGCCGCCAGGGTGCGACCGGTTCCGTTGCCGGCGATTTCCAGCGCTGTCCAGGTCTCGCGCGCCGGATGGCACCGGATCGCGGCCAGGGTTTCGGGCAGCGCGTCATCGACGCTGATCCGGTAGGCCGCTACACAATCCCTCTTGCCAGTTGCCGTCTCGCGCACGACCCCGCGCCAGCTCTCGCGCGCCGATCGCGCGACCAACGGCGGGACGTCGCCGGGCTCAGCCGTGCTGGCCGCCCATCCGACTTCGCGGAGCTGCTCGGCGAGCCGGCGAGCCGCGACCTGAGTGGTCTGGTGCAACGGGATGCGCGACGAGCGGGCCTGCAGCGCCGCCAGGTTGTCGACGGCTGACACCGTCAGCCCGATCCAGGTCTCCCAAATTTCAGTTTCGATGTCATGGTTGGTAATTCGGATCCGCTCAGCGCGGATGCCGTAACGATTTAGATACCCGGCGATCAGCGGCAACGGAAGCGCGTCCGGATTGGCCGTCAGCGGTCGGATGCGTATCAGTGCGGTCGTCTGAACGTCGATTCCCGCTATCCGCCCGGACCGTCGGTGGCCGAATCGTCGCCGGCGGCGGGACATCGCCAGCCGGCGGCCCAGGATCGTGGTTAGGTGCACGCCGCGCCACCACGCCAACACCACGATCACAACGACGACAGCGACGCCGAGCACCCATTGCTCGCGTGTCGACCGCCAGGGACAAGCCAATGTCGCAGGCACCGCGACCAGCAGTGCCAGTGTCATCCGGCCGGTGCCCGGCCAGACACTGGGAAACCGCCTTGCGGCTGCGTCGAACCTCACAAAGGCGGTGTCCCCTCATCGCTCATCGAGTGGCGGCCGCGATGCCGATATCACGACGTACGCCACCGCCCGGGAGGCCTCGTCGCCGGTTAACCGCCCCATTTGGCGGCTTCGGCCCCGTCGCGGGCCAGCATGGCCACGGTGTTGGATTCATGGCTGCTGGCCATCGAGTGGTAGGCGCGTATCAGGTCCTCCACGGCAAAGTTCCATCGCGTTTGCCAGCCCTGATAGGTCGACCCGGTATCCCCCTGCCAGGCACGCGACAGTACCGCCTGCTCGCTGGCGATATCGGCCCCCAAGCTCTGCAGCGTGCCCGCATAACCCGACATGTCCCCGGCGTGCGCCATCATCGCCGGGTAGTTGTACATGATCTGCGACATCACAAACCCTTTCAGAAACCCGTGTAACTGGACGCCGCGGCCGCATCGGCGGCCACATAGGTGCCCGCGGCCTCACCCATGTTGGCCTGCGCGATATCCAACAGCATGTTGCCCCTCGAGGCGGCCGCCACGAACCGGGCATGGGCGGCTTGAAACGCCCCTTGATGAAACGCTTGCGCCGACATCGCCGACTCCTCGGCCTGACTAATCGTGTGCCGCATCAACCCCGCCTTGGCGGCAAACGCCGACTGCGACGCCACCAACTGCGGAATATGGGCATCCAACAAACTCATCATGCTCCTCTCGTTTTAGGTTGCCAATTGCTCGCTATCACGTTGCGAAGCCGACCTAACCCTCCTCAACTCGCCACCCGCGGTCCAGCAGGGAACTCATCGCTAGCCAACGTGGTCAGCCCGGCGGGCTGGGTGAGCGTCTGCTTCCGCCACCCCGATCCGAAGGCGCCACCGATTCCGGTGCACCCGCCGGAGCGGCAGCAGCGGCGAACGGCGCCCCAGCCAAGTTCATCTGGGACGCAACGAGCGCAACTAGCGGGTTTGGCAACGCAGCGGCCAATCCGGTGGTGGTGCCTGTGCTCCCCGAAGGCGTTGACCATCGCGATGATGTTGCCGATCGGGTCCTGTCGGAAAGGGCGTCTTCCTTCAGCACCGGCAAGTTGGAGTCAAGGTAGATTTCCGCCAGAAGCTTGCCGAATTCCCGGATCAGGTCCCAGGGGGACTCCTCGGTGCTCATCGCAGTCGCGGCCGGGATCCGCATCCGCAGACGGTCGGCCTCGTTGGGCGCGATCGGGATGACATTGATCCATGTGGAGACGTACTCGACACTCAGCGACGTCCACACCGCTGCGACCGGCACCTCCGGCGGCGGAGCTTCCCAGGCCGGTGCGGTCATAAGCCACCCTGGATCAGGTACGTCGACGCAGCCGCGGCGTCACCGGCCGCATAGCTGGCACCGGTTTCACCCAGCCCAACCCCGGAACGCCAAAGCTCCTCGGCCCCTTCAGCCGCCACCGCGACATACTCATTACCTATCGCGCTGAACCCAACCGCGCTCCGCAACGACACCGGATCCGCGGCCGGCGGCACCACCGACGTGAGCAGCGGCGCCGCAGCGGCCTCCGCGGCCGCCAACCGAGCGGTCAACGCTTCCACCGCAGCGCTCGCAGCCGCCAAACCTTCAGGAATCACCCGGAGCACCACGCGCATCTCCCTACGAGTAGGGGCTATCGCCGGGCGGTGATGCAGGCAGCGACTGCCCGGGAAACCCAAGTTGTCAGGTATCACGTCCGCGACGCTGGGTGACGCTTCAGCCGTAATGCTCACCAGCCGCATGCGAAGCCACCAGGGTTAAATCATCCCAACCTGTGCGACGGGCTGAAGCAAATCGCCCTGCCTATCGTCCGCATTTCCGTATGACGTGTACAAAATGTCCCAACGCGAGCCAAACTTTGTGGCAAATTCGCCATGCCAAAGCGTTATGCGCCCTGTCGCCCGGGAGGTCGTAAACCCAGATTGTTGCCGGTGCCAGGCCGACGCCGGTGCGTCCGCAACGAATGGCCGGTATCACCGAGATTGCGCACCTAGGTTACCCTCCTGAAATGGCCAGACAGTGACAAATTCCCCTTTGTCGAATTATTTTACAACAAGCATACAGCAAATTCTCAGCGATTCGCCCGTACGCTTCAAG
The nucleotide sequence above comes from Mycobacterium decipiens. Encoded proteins:
- a CDS encoding WXG100 family type VII secretion target; its protein translation is MSQIMYNYPAMMAHAGDMSGYAGTLQSLGADIASEQAVLSRAWQGDTGSTYQGWQTRWNFAVEDLIRAYHSMASSHESNTVAMLARDGAEAAKWGG
- a CDS encoding PE family protein, with the protein product MVLRVIPEGLAAASAAVEALTARLAAAEAAAAPLLTSVVPPAADPVSLRSAVGFSAIGNEYVAVAAEGAEELWRSGVGLGETGASYAAGDAAAASTYLIQGGL
- a CDS encoding SDR family oxidoreductase — translated: MQLSFQDRTYLVTGGGSGIGKGVAAGLVAAGAAVMIVGRNPDKLAAAVKDIAALKAGTICYEPADITDEDETLRVVDAVTAWHGRLHGVVHCAGGSQTIGPITQIDSQAWRRTVDLNVNGTMYVLKHAARELVRGGGGSFVGISSIAASNTHRWFGAYGVTKSAVDHMMKLAADELGPSWVRVNGIRPGLIRTDLVVPVTQSPELSADYRLCTPLPRIGEVEDVANLAMFLLSDAASWITGQIINVDGGHILRRGPDFSPMLEPVFGPDGLRGVV
- the esxG gene encoding type VII secretion system protein EsxG, whose translation is MSLLDAHIPQLVASQSAFAAKAGLMRHTISQAEESAMSAQAFHQGAFQAAHARFVAAASRGNMLLDIAQANMGEAAGTYVAADAAAASSYTGF
- a CDS encoding enoyl-CoA hydratase, which translates into the protein MTVSDQAGVKADGAAADQLVAYETLDEGRIARIWLNRPEAQNAQNRTLLVQLDEAFCRAEADDTVRVVILAARGKNFSAGHDLGSDAALLERKPGPAQHPTFRSHGGTRDAIMEKTYLQEWHFFFQNTCRWRDLRKITIAQVQGNAISAGLMLIWACDLIVAADNARFSDVVAVRLGMPGVEYYAHPWEFGPRKAKELLLTGDSLDADEAYRLGMVSKVFPVDELEEKTFEFARRIAERPTMAALLIKDSVNAASDAMGFTEALRHAFHVHELGHAHWAAHNENRYPVGLPPDVEDWRTAKPTKLARRDTP
- a CDS encoding DoxX family protein, whose amino-acid sequence is MSWQRLQRADGPPAVICIRLLVGLVFLSEGIQKFLYPHQLGPGRFERIGIPAATFFANLDGVVEIVCGILVLLGLLTRVAAVPLLIDIVGAIALTKLRELQPGGFLGVEGFWGMAHDARTDLSMLLGLIFLLWAGPGRWSLDALLTKRATAAG
- the eccE gene encoding type VII secretion protein EccE, with product MTLALLVAVPATLACPWRSTREQWVLGVAVVVVIVVLAWWRGVHLTTILGRRLAMSRRRRRFGHRRSGRIAGIDVQTTALIRIRPLTANPDALPLPLIAGYLNRYGIRAERIRITNHDIETEIWETWIGLTVSAVDNLAALQARSSRIPLHQTTQVAARRLAEQLREVGWAASTAEPGDVPPLVARSARESWRGVVRETATGKRDCVAAYRISVDDALPETLAAIRCHPARETWTALEIAGNGTGRTLAAACAFRTSAEPRGAPPPGLVPQHGNHRAALLALNPLSIQRLDGHTDLPGDLLVRLRWPTAVRESAHETAF